In Musa acuminata AAA Group cultivar baxijiao chromosome BXJ2-3, Cavendish_Baxijiao_AAA, whole genome shotgun sequence, the following proteins share a genomic window:
- the LOC135608552 gene encoding uncharacterized protein At4g10930-like isoform X1 yields the protein MPPYLKGLSALGTVNTTKIEESKHILEDIEFENERCGICTDVIIDRGVLDCCDHWFCFACLDNWATITNCCPICQNEFQLITCLPVYDTTGSIRIENYSLSREVDWSVQGKNNTLSFPSYYIDEDAVACLDGDGCKVRSRLTTADDGLNFDTSIACDSCDIWYHAFCVGFSPEYTSVSSWLCPRCLSIEEPQKMDDIPVQDQGWHSILKAADHGWAVDHSFLGKVSVSVADDGETALVVSMVQRDQTSKDDTSASEDLIETNMRKETETSFSESNVDNPKLNVQVDKSGDFKLNCDDLICSNDSVFDGMVADTDSSYENLLDTSPAMTREDNELNNISSALTLLESAPSNIVDSQLSLSHGGPISSSDQPLMHSLLEANHTEETMCNSSRYNDHDDSFSLSCSSYQNIDELRQDKLGELVDVDVKDPLVMSRSLHNPEQCRISVDDIITSSVEDVVNAICQEDFKVTGLVEEHTTESNLHLMDVDSIIKQKGKRKLEFQVKAMTEDNAKKSKSDETSLMLPSGSQADASIPDDFKSYPKAATICEDDDTKCNAEDSALHTDIMSIVREADNKHDGQRGEKHKNNVVGKKDDSTGLRVKKIMRSVGDKAEKEILVQKLGKEIKEAVQVKTSNCNFEDNAFHGKLLTAFREAIVKPRDEVANKFIPSLRMRKQLLQKGKVRENLTKKIYATSSGRRRRAWDRDWEIEFWKYRCPKLKPEKIETLQSVLELLKKASTSCMENPEMDQGPQGDMSNSILSRVYLADASVFPRKDDIKPLSAAAVIGNDQKEKSLVTTLSEKDSQNVASNKTKSQASDNQGKNFGASIIPKKAPCKRGSPDVQNTATSSILAASKVKGQNKNETSVSIKSGQILKEQANVSNMAKNDKRKWAMEILARKNALTSSNSVNDGQEEGNMLKGNYPLLAQLPSDMRPVVAPSRHNKVPISVRQAQLYRIAEHYLRRTNLSVICRTADVELAVADAVNVEKDISERSNSKMVYINLCAQVLSQCTRLQSDAGPSDSLVNTKSSADQAVEKSENCIDRVAEKAISEPKPVVFGDVEEALRVAGLSDSPPNSPEKNVKGTNADVDSSVYGGQEYVDNDIDTHPLFGTYRDTKNKLEDQGYAASSSVAKASEVSENENSKMKGMFSIIGSEEPLKCPNYESQEPASSTKSLAATNQDDLIVEVPSNCSTLLQYQNVCGKGNAHVNVEVDVSTATKIFQGDEINVLSSTEHNKLHGPEKEPPLDTSSELMGEACKIMEREAAGKSSINNEKEDNSSKDEFAVPKLEIGNCSKSNILGDKVPFEGRSSGRRNSPNSTMSEIAPKVEQAKPSTADSSDSSHPIYKKVEAYVKEHVRPLCKSGVITVEQYRWAVTRTTDKVMGHHCNAKNANFLIKEGDKVKKLAEQYAEVAQQKM from the exons ATGCCACCTTATTTGAAGGGTTTATCAGCTCTTGGAACAGTCAATACCACCAAAATCGAGGAATCTAAGCATATACTG GAAGATATTGAATTTGAGAATGAAAGATGTGGAATATGTACAGATGTCATCATTGATAGAGGGGTTCTGGACTGTTGCGACCATTG GTTCTGTTTTGCATGTCTTGACAACTGGGCTACCATCACAAATTGCTGCCCAATTTGCCAAAATGAGTTTCAGCTTATCACATGTCTTCCA GTGTATGACACCACTGGCAGTATCAGAATTGAGAATTACTCACTTTCCAG AGAAGTGGATTGGAGTGTTCAAGGGAAGAACAACACCCTGTCCTTTCCTTCATACTACATTGATGAAGAT GCAGTTGCATGCTTGGATGGAGATGGATGCAAGGTTAGAAGTCGACTGACGACAGCGGATGATGGCTTAAATTTTGATACATCAATTGCTTGTGATTCATGTGATATATG GTATCATGCATTTTGTGTTGGATTTAGCCCTGAGTACACATCCGTTAGTTCTTGGTTGTGTCCAAG GTGCTTATCTATTGAAGAACCACAGAAGATGGATGATATTCCCGTACAAGACCAGGGGTGGCACTCTATTTTGAAAGCTGCTGACCATGGATGGGCAGTTGACCATTCTTTTTTGGGGAAGGTATCAGTATCTGTTGCTGATGATGGTGAAACAGCTCTTGTTGTCTCAATGGTTCAAAGGGATCAGACAAGTAAGGACGATACAAGTGCATCAGAGGATTTGATAGAAACAAACATGAGGAAGGAAACTGAAACATCTTTTTCTGAATCTAATGTTGATAATCCAAAACTCAATGTTCAGGTTGACAAGAGTGGTGATTTCAAACTTAACTGTGATGACTTGATATGCAGCAATGATAGTGTGTTTGATGGAATGGTTGCAGACACTGATAGTAGTTATGAAAATCTGTTGGATACATCACCTGCAATGACACGGGAAGATAATGAGCTGAACAACATTTCTTCAGCATTAACACTGTTAGAATCTGCACCTTCAAATATAGTTGATTCACAATTAAGTCTATCACATGGTGGACCTATATCCTCTTCTGATCAGCCATTAATGCATAGCTTGCTGGAGGCTAATCACACGGAAGAAACGATGTGCAATTCTTCTAGATATAATGATCATGATGACTCATTTTCCCTGTCATGTAGCTCTTACCAAAACATTGATGAACTGCGTCAAGACAAAC TTGGTGAACTAGTTGATGTTGATGTGAAAGATCCATTAGTTATGAGTAGAAGCTTACACAATCCAGAGCAATGTCGTATATCAG TAGATGATATTATTACCAGCTCTGTTGAGGATGTGGTTAATGCTATTTGTCAAGAGGATTTTAAAGTTACAGGTTTGGTGGAGGAACATACAACTGAATCCAACTTACACCTAAT GGATGTTGATTCCATTATCAAacaaaaggggaaaagaaaaCTGGAATTCCAGGTAAAAGCAATGACTGaggataatgcaaagaaatctaaATCAGATGAGACATCTCTGATGTTGCCTTCAGGAAGTCAAGCTGATGCTTCCATTCCAGATGACTTTAAAAGTTATCCTAAAGCTGCAACAATTTGTGAAGATGATGATACAAAATGTAATGCAGAAGATTCAGCTCTACATACAGACATCATGAGTATTGTTCGAGAGGCAGACAATAAACATGATGGTCAAAGAGGCGAAAAACATAAAAACAATGTTGTAGGAAAAAAAGATGATTCTACTGGGCTTAGAGTAAAAAAGATCATGCGAAGTGTTGGAGATAAAGCTGAAAAAGAAATTCTAGTTCAGAAACTGGGAAAGGAGATAAAAGAGGCAGTTCAGGTTAAAACCTCTAACTGCAATTTTGAGGATAATGCCTTTCACGGCAAACTTTTAACAGCGTTTCGTGAAGCAATAGTTAAACCCAGAGATGAAGTAGCTAACAAATTTATTCCTTCACTTAGAATGAGGAAGCAATTGCTGCAAAAAGGAAAAGTACGTGAGAATTTGACCAAAAAAATTTATGCAACGTCCAGTGGTCGCCGGAGGCGAGCTTGGGACAGGGACTGGGAGATTGAATTTTGGAAGTACCGGTGTCCAAAATTAAAGCCTGAAAAAATTGAGACACTACAGTCAGTTCTTGAACTTCTCAAAAAAGCATCAACTTCCTGCATGGAGAACCCAGAAATGGATCAGGGTCCACAAGGAGACATGTCAAATTCAATTCTGTCTCGAGTATACTTAGCTGATGCCTCAGTTTTCCCAAGAAAGGATGATATCAAGCCCCTCTCTGCCGCTGCTGTGATCGGCAATGATCAAAAAGAAAAAAGTCTTGTTACCACTCTTTCTGAGAAGGATTCACAAAATGTTGCGAGTAACAAAACAAAGTCCCAAGCATCTGATAATCAGGGAAAGAATTTTGGTGCTTCAATTATTCCAAAGAAAGCTCCTTGCAAAAGAGGAAGTCCAGATGTACAAAACACAGCAACATCCTCCATCTTGGCTGCAAGTAAGGTGAAAGGGCAAAACAAGAACGAGACATCTGTTTCCATTAAGAGTGGACAAATTCTGAAGGAGCAGGCTAATGTATCTAATATGGCTAAGAATGATAAAAGGAAGTGGGCTATGGAGATTCTTGCTAGAAAGAATGCTTTAACGAGTTCAAATTCAGTTAACGATGGACAAGAAGAGGGAAATATGCTCAAGGGAAACTACCCGCTACTG GCCCAACTTCCCAGTGACATGAGACCAGTTGTGGCACCCAGCCGCCACAATAAAGTCCCAATTTCAGTCAGGCAG GCACAACTTTACCGCATTGCTGAACATTACTTGAGGAGAACAAATCTATCTGTTATTTGCAGAACGGCAGATGTTGAGTTGGCTGTAGCTGATGCGGTTAATGTAGAAAAAGATATTTCTGAAAGGTCTAACAGCAAAATGGTTTACATAAACCTTTGTGCACAGGTTCTATCTCAGTGCACTAGGCTGCAATCAGATGCAGGTCCATCCGACTCACTGGTAAACACTAAATCTAGTGCTGATCAGGCAGTTGAAAAAAGTGAAAATTGTATTGATCGGGTTGCGGAAAAAGCAATCTCGGAGCCTAAACCAGTAGTGTTTGGTGATGTAGAAGAAGCATTAAGAGTTGCTGGCCTCTCTGATTCTCCTCCTAATAGTCCTGAAAAAAATGTGAAGGGCACCAATGCAGATGTTGATTCTTCGGTATATGGTGGGCAGGAATATGTTGACAATGACATTGATACCCATCCTCTGTTTGGTACATATAGAGATACGAAGAATAAATTAGAGGATCAGGGGTATGCAGCATCTTCCAGTGTTGCTAAAGCTTCAGAGGTGTCAGAAAATGAGAACTCCAAAATGAAGGGCATGTTCTCAATCATTGGTTCTGAAGAGCCACTTAAGTGCCCCAACTATGAATCTCAAGAACCTGCAAGTTCGACAAAATCATTAGCTGCCACCAATCAGGATGACTTGATTGTGGAGGTACCATCTAATTGTTCAACTTTGCTCCAGTATCAAAACGTATGTGGCAAAGGAAATGCACATGTTAATGTTGAGGTTGATGTTTCAACTGCTACAAAAATATTTCAAGGGGATGAAATCAATGTGCTTTCCTCAACCGAGCACAATAAGTTGCATGGACCAGAAAAAGAACCTCCCCTTGACACATCTAGTGAACTAATGGGAGAGGCATGCAAGATAATGGAGAGAGAAGCTGCAGGAAAAAGCAGCATTAATAATGAAAAGGAAGATAATAGTTCAAAAGATGAATTTGCAGTGCCTAAGCTTGAGATTGGTAACTGTTCCAAGAGTAACATTCTTGGTGATAAGGTTCCTTTTGAAGGTAGATCTTCTGGAAGGAGAAATTCACCAAATTCTACCATGAGCGAAATTGCTCCTAAGGTGGAACAGGCTAAACCCAGCACTGCTGATTCATCTGATTCATCTCATCCCATATATAAAAAG GTTGAGGCATATGTGAAAGAACACGTCAGGCCACTTTGTAAAAGTGGCGTGATAACTGTTGAGCAATACAGATGGGCTGTCACAAGAACAACAGATAAAGTTATGGGACACCACTGCAATGCTAAAAATGCAAATTTTCTCATCAAAGAAGGTGACAAGGTGAAAAAGCTCGCTGAGCAATATGCAGAAGTTGCTCAGCAAAAGATGTGA
- the LOC135608552 gene encoding uncharacterized protein At4g10930-like isoform X2, with protein sequence MYQQETTNGESKETTFEDEDDREDIEFENERCGICTDVIIDRGVLDCCDHWFCFACLDNWATITNCCPICQNEFQLITCLPVYDTTGSIRIENYSLSREVDWSVQGKNNTLSFPSYYIDEDAVACLDGDGCKVRSRLTTADDGLNFDTSIACDSCDIWYHAFCVGFSPEYTSVSSWLCPRCLSIEEPQKMDDIPVQDQGWHSILKAADHGWAVDHSFLGKVSVSVADDGETALVVSMVQRDQTSKDDTSASEDLIETNMRKETETSFSESNVDNPKLNVQVDKSGDFKLNCDDLICSNDSVFDGMVADTDSSYENLLDTSPAMTREDNELNNISSALTLLESAPSNIVDSQLSLSHGGPISSSDQPLMHSLLEANHTEETMCNSSRYNDHDDSFSLSCSSYQNIDELRQDKLGELVDVDVKDPLVMSRSLHNPEQCRISVDDIITSSVEDVVNAICQEDFKVTGLVEEHTTESNLHLMDVDSIIKQKGKRKLEFQVKAMTEDNAKKSKSDETSLMLPSGSQADASIPDDFKSYPKAATICEDDDTKCNAEDSALHTDIMSIVREADNKHDGQRGEKHKNNVVGKKDDSTGLRVKKIMRSVGDKAEKEILVQKLGKEIKEAVQVKTSNCNFEDNAFHGKLLTAFREAIVKPRDEVANKFIPSLRMRKQLLQKGKVRENLTKKIYATSSGRRRRAWDRDWEIEFWKYRCPKLKPEKIETLQSVLELLKKASTSCMENPEMDQGPQGDMSNSILSRVYLADASVFPRKDDIKPLSAAAVIGNDQKEKSLVTTLSEKDSQNVASNKTKSQASDNQGKNFGASIIPKKAPCKRGSPDVQNTATSSILAASKVKGQNKNETSVSIKSGQILKEQANVSNMAKNDKRKWAMEILARKNALTSSNSVNDGQEEGNMLKGNYPLLAQLPSDMRPVVAPSRHNKVPISVRQAQLYRIAEHYLRRTNLSVICRTADVELAVADAVNVEKDISERSNSKMVYINLCAQVLSQCTRLQSDAGPSDSLVNTKSSADQAVEKSENCIDRVAEKAISEPKPVVFGDVEEALRVAGLSDSPPNSPEKNVKGTNADVDSSVYGGQEYVDNDIDTHPLFGTYRDTKNKLEDQGYAASSSVAKASEVSENENSKMKGMFSIIGSEEPLKCPNYESQEPASSTKSLAATNQDDLIVEVPSNCSTLLQYQNVCGKGNAHVNVEVDVSTATKIFQGDEINVLSSTEHNKLHGPEKEPPLDTSSELMGEACKIMEREAAGKSSINNEKEDNSSKDEFAVPKLEIGNCSKSNILGDKVPFEGRSSGRRNSPNSTMSEIAPKVEQAKPSTADSSDSSHPIYKKVEAYVKEHVRPLCKSGVITVEQYRWAVTRTTDKVMGHHCNAKNANFLIKEGDKVKKLAEQYAEVAQQKM encoded by the exons ATGTACCAACAAGAGACCACTAATGGCGAGTCTAAAGAAACGACATTTGAAGATGAGGATGATAGA GAAGATATTGAATTTGAGAATGAAAGATGTGGAATATGTACAGATGTCATCATTGATAGAGGGGTTCTGGACTGTTGCGACCATTG GTTCTGTTTTGCATGTCTTGACAACTGGGCTACCATCACAAATTGCTGCCCAATTTGCCAAAATGAGTTTCAGCTTATCACATGTCTTCCA GTGTATGACACCACTGGCAGTATCAGAATTGAGAATTACTCACTTTCCAG AGAAGTGGATTGGAGTGTTCAAGGGAAGAACAACACCCTGTCCTTTCCTTCATACTACATTGATGAAGAT GCAGTTGCATGCTTGGATGGAGATGGATGCAAGGTTAGAAGTCGACTGACGACAGCGGATGATGGCTTAAATTTTGATACATCAATTGCTTGTGATTCATGTGATATATG GTATCATGCATTTTGTGTTGGATTTAGCCCTGAGTACACATCCGTTAGTTCTTGGTTGTGTCCAAG GTGCTTATCTATTGAAGAACCACAGAAGATGGATGATATTCCCGTACAAGACCAGGGGTGGCACTCTATTTTGAAAGCTGCTGACCATGGATGGGCAGTTGACCATTCTTTTTTGGGGAAGGTATCAGTATCTGTTGCTGATGATGGTGAAACAGCTCTTGTTGTCTCAATGGTTCAAAGGGATCAGACAAGTAAGGACGATACAAGTGCATCAGAGGATTTGATAGAAACAAACATGAGGAAGGAAACTGAAACATCTTTTTCTGAATCTAATGTTGATAATCCAAAACTCAATGTTCAGGTTGACAAGAGTGGTGATTTCAAACTTAACTGTGATGACTTGATATGCAGCAATGATAGTGTGTTTGATGGAATGGTTGCAGACACTGATAGTAGTTATGAAAATCTGTTGGATACATCACCTGCAATGACACGGGAAGATAATGAGCTGAACAACATTTCTTCAGCATTAACACTGTTAGAATCTGCACCTTCAAATATAGTTGATTCACAATTAAGTCTATCACATGGTGGACCTATATCCTCTTCTGATCAGCCATTAATGCATAGCTTGCTGGAGGCTAATCACACGGAAGAAACGATGTGCAATTCTTCTAGATATAATGATCATGATGACTCATTTTCCCTGTCATGTAGCTCTTACCAAAACATTGATGAACTGCGTCAAGACAAAC TTGGTGAACTAGTTGATGTTGATGTGAAAGATCCATTAGTTATGAGTAGAAGCTTACACAATCCAGAGCAATGTCGTATATCAG TAGATGATATTATTACCAGCTCTGTTGAGGATGTGGTTAATGCTATTTGTCAAGAGGATTTTAAAGTTACAGGTTTGGTGGAGGAACATACAACTGAATCCAACTTACACCTAAT GGATGTTGATTCCATTATCAAacaaaaggggaaaagaaaaCTGGAATTCCAGGTAAAAGCAATGACTGaggataatgcaaagaaatctaaATCAGATGAGACATCTCTGATGTTGCCTTCAGGAAGTCAAGCTGATGCTTCCATTCCAGATGACTTTAAAAGTTATCCTAAAGCTGCAACAATTTGTGAAGATGATGATACAAAATGTAATGCAGAAGATTCAGCTCTACATACAGACATCATGAGTATTGTTCGAGAGGCAGACAATAAACATGATGGTCAAAGAGGCGAAAAACATAAAAACAATGTTGTAGGAAAAAAAGATGATTCTACTGGGCTTAGAGTAAAAAAGATCATGCGAAGTGTTGGAGATAAAGCTGAAAAAGAAATTCTAGTTCAGAAACTGGGAAAGGAGATAAAAGAGGCAGTTCAGGTTAAAACCTCTAACTGCAATTTTGAGGATAATGCCTTTCACGGCAAACTTTTAACAGCGTTTCGTGAAGCAATAGTTAAACCCAGAGATGAAGTAGCTAACAAATTTATTCCTTCACTTAGAATGAGGAAGCAATTGCTGCAAAAAGGAAAAGTACGTGAGAATTTGACCAAAAAAATTTATGCAACGTCCAGTGGTCGCCGGAGGCGAGCTTGGGACAGGGACTGGGAGATTGAATTTTGGAAGTACCGGTGTCCAAAATTAAAGCCTGAAAAAATTGAGACACTACAGTCAGTTCTTGAACTTCTCAAAAAAGCATCAACTTCCTGCATGGAGAACCCAGAAATGGATCAGGGTCCACAAGGAGACATGTCAAATTCAATTCTGTCTCGAGTATACTTAGCTGATGCCTCAGTTTTCCCAAGAAAGGATGATATCAAGCCCCTCTCTGCCGCTGCTGTGATCGGCAATGATCAAAAAGAAAAAAGTCTTGTTACCACTCTTTCTGAGAAGGATTCACAAAATGTTGCGAGTAACAAAACAAAGTCCCAAGCATCTGATAATCAGGGAAAGAATTTTGGTGCTTCAATTATTCCAAAGAAAGCTCCTTGCAAAAGAGGAAGTCCAGATGTACAAAACACAGCAACATCCTCCATCTTGGCTGCAAGTAAGGTGAAAGGGCAAAACAAGAACGAGACATCTGTTTCCATTAAGAGTGGACAAATTCTGAAGGAGCAGGCTAATGTATCTAATATGGCTAAGAATGATAAAAGGAAGTGGGCTATGGAGATTCTTGCTAGAAAGAATGCTTTAACGAGTTCAAATTCAGTTAACGATGGACAAGAAGAGGGAAATATGCTCAAGGGAAACTACCCGCTACTG GCCCAACTTCCCAGTGACATGAGACCAGTTGTGGCACCCAGCCGCCACAATAAAGTCCCAATTTCAGTCAGGCAG GCACAACTTTACCGCATTGCTGAACATTACTTGAGGAGAACAAATCTATCTGTTATTTGCAGAACGGCAGATGTTGAGTTGGCTGTAGCTGATGCGGTTAATGTAGAAAAAGATATTTCTGAAAGGTCTAACAGCAAAATGGTTTACATAAACCTTTGTGCACAGGTTCTATCTCAGTGCACTAGGCTGCAATCAGATGCAGGTCCATCCGACTCACTGGTAAACACTAAATCTAGTGCTGATCAGGCAGTTGAAAAAAGTGAAAATTGTATTGATCGGGTTGCGGAAAAAGCAATCTCGGAGCCTAAACCAGTAGTGTTTGGTGATGTAGAAGAAGCATTAAGAGTTGCTGGCCTCTCTGATTCTCCTCCTAATAGTCCTGAAAAAAATGTGAAGGGCACCAATGCAGATGTTGATTCTTCGGTATATGGTGGGCAGGAATATGTTGACAATGACATTGATACCCATCCTCTGTTTGGTACATATAGAGATACGAAGAATAAATTAGAGGATCAGGGGTATGCAGCATCTTCCAGTGTTGCTAAAGCTTCAGAGGTGTCAGAAAATGAGAACTCCAAAATGAAGGGCATGTTCTCAATCATTGGTTCTGAAGAGCCACTTAAGTGCCCCAACTATGAATCTCAAGAACCTGCAAGTTCGACAAAATCATTAGCTGCCACCAATCAGGATGACTTGATTGTGGAGGTACCATCTAATTGTTCAACTTTGCTCCAGTATCAAAACGTATGTGGCAAAGGAAATGCACATGTTAATGTTGAGGTTGATGTTTCAACTGCTACAAAAATATTTCAAGGGGATGAAATCAATGTGCTTTCCTCAACCGAGCACAATAAGTTGCATGGACCAGAAAAAGAACCTCCCCTTGACACATCTAGTGAACTAATGGGAGAGGCATGCAAGATAATGGAGAGAGAAGCTGCAGGAAAAAGCAGCATTAATAATGAAAAGGAAGATAATAGTTCAAAAGATGAATTTGCAGTGCCTAAGCTTGAGATTGGTAACTGTTCCAAGAGTAACATTCTTGGTGATAAGGTTCCTTTTGAAGGTAGATCTTCTGGAAGGAGAAATTCACCAAATTCTACCATGAGCGAAATTGCTCCTAAGGTGGAACAGGCTAAACCCAGCACTGCTGATTCATCTGATTCATCTCATCCCATATATAAAAAG GTTGAGGCATATGTGAAAGAACACGTCAGGCCACTTTGTAAAAGTGGCGTGATAACTGTTGAGCAATACAGATGGGCTGTCACAAGAACAACAGATAAAGTTATGGGACACCACTGCAATGCTAAAAATGCAAATTTTCTCATCAAAGAAGGTGACAAGGTGAAAAAGCTCGCTGAGCAATATGCAGAAGTTGCTCAGCAAAAGATGTGA